A genomic segment from Bufo bufo chromosome 8, aBufBuf1.1, whole genome shotgun sequence encodes:
- the LOC120977483 gene encoding complement factor B-like, whose protein sequence is MFVAEERPNEFQRKNVLIKRGSKRQACLDDTKKLDKFKDIPDIRDAVTDNFLCTGGMEPQVDPQTCKGDHGGPLIVQYKQRYIQVGVISWGTINSCKGPKRNPGPVPALSLDFHTDLFHMLDWLKEKAYELKFLE, encoded by the exons ATGTTTGTTGCGGAGGAAAGACCAAATGAATTTCAGAGGAAGAATGTGTTGATAAAGCGAGGGAGTAAG AGACAAGCCTGTCTAGATGATACCAAAAAATTAGATAAATTCAAGGATATTCCAGACATTAGAGACGCTGTGACTGACAATTTCTTATGTACGGGGGGAATGGAACCTCAGGTGGATCCACAAACCTGCAAAG GTGACCATGGAGGTCCTCTTATTGTGCAATACAAGCAACGCTACATTCAG GTGGGTGTTATTAGCTGGGGGACGATCAACAGCTGTAAGGGACCCAAAAGAAATCCAGGTCCGGTGCCGGCGCTGTCTCTGGACTTCCATACTGACCTGTTCCACATGTTGGATTGGCTAAAGGAAAAGGCGTATGAGTTGAAATTCTTGGAATAA